A stretch of the Acyrthosiphon pisum isolate AL4f chromosome A2, pea_aphid_22Mar2018_4r6ur, whole genome shotgun sequence genome encodes the following:
- the LOC107882623 gene encoding uncharacterized protein LOC107882623, which produces MGVYEESKERLVGLQNKLQRVYDAGEALAKDQSKTARSKFKIMYASLESISNDFETHLTVVIRQQCKGGASGPDGIDTEKERANFEEKYIGCKILADEHLPESITEACLNQTFMEKKVSQVNIPVEKLPVPHFNGDPKEYTSFRNQFDVLVHNNEDFRLVIKFCYLKAYLDGEPLKLINNLMLSNGNYELALNILDKRYSNRRTIVQDHFDLLWKAQKAMMGDSKSIRQYY; this is translated from the coding sequence ATGGGTGTATATGAAGAGTCAAAAGAACGATTGGTTGGtttgcaaaataaattacaacgcGTATATGATGCCGGTGAAGCACTTGCAAAAGATCAGTCGAAGACTGCGaggtcaaaattcaaaataatgtacGCATCGTTAGAAAGCATATCTAACGATTTTGAAACACATCTAACAGTCGTTATACGTCAACAGTGTAAAGGCGGCGCAAGCGGACCAGACGGAATAGACACAGAAAAAGAACGGGCTAATTtcgaagaaaaatatattggttGTAAAATCCTCGCAGATGAGCATTTACCAGAGTCAATTACCGAAGCTTGTTTAAACCAAACGTTTATGGAGAAAAAAGTTTCTCAGGTCAATATTCCGGTAGAAAAATTGCCGGTACCTCACTTCAATGGCGACCCAAAAGAATATACGAGTTTCCGCAACCAGTTCGATGTACTAGTACATAATAATGAAGATTTTAGACTAGTCATaaagttttgttatttaaaggCGTACTTAGACGGTGAACCGttgaaacttataaataatttaatgctcAGTAATGGAAATTACGAACTCGCATTGAATATTTTGGATAAGCGATATTCAAATAGGCGCACAATAGTACAAGACCACTTCGACCTGCTTTGGAAAGCGCAGAAAGCCATGATGGGTGACTCAAAATCaatacgacaatattattga
- the LOC103308117 gene encoding uncharacterized protein LOC103308117: MGNTGNTNPWQSTTLLMSLDSVDLVLRRFWEIEEVPNSSKTSPAEEKCKSIYLSTTTRESDGRCVVHLPLNCKLPQLGQSRQMALNRRSRLKTRLEKLPQLRQQYNTSMHDYLDSGYMQIVPEGTPEPEHAYYTPHQVVIKPDSTTTKMRVVYDASATTSNGKLLNDNLFSGKQLQQDLLGIIIRFRIHAVVVTADIKQMFRQISVTPEHRQYQRLLYRF, translated from the coding sequence ATGGGAAACACTGGTAACACTAATCCTTGGCAGAGCACTACGTTATTAATGTCTTTGGACAGTGTAGATCTCGTGTTACGGCGGTTCTGGGAGATAGAGGAAGTACCAAATTCGTCAAAGACGAGTCCAGCAGAAGAGAAGTGTAAGAGCATTTATCTTTCAACGACTACACGAGAGTCGGACGGCCGATGTGTTGTACATTTGCCATTAAATTGCAAACTACCACAACTTGGACAATCACGACAAATGGCCCTCAACCGACGTTCACGTTTAAAAACCCGACTAGAGAAGTTGCCGCAGTTACGACAACAATACAATACTTCCATGCATGATTACCTCGATAGCGGTTACATGCAAATAGTACCAGAAGGTACACCCGAACCGGAACATGCTTATTATACTCCACATCAGGTAGTGATTAAACCTGACAGTACTACTACAAAAATGAGAGTGGTGTACGATGCGTCAGCTACTACTTCAAACGGGAAGTTATTGAATGACAACTTATTTTCTGGTAAACAATTACAACAAGACTTGCTAGGTATAATCATCAGGTTCCGGATACACGCAGTTGTGGTTACAGCTGACATTAAGCAAATGTTCAGACAAATCAGCGTTACTCCCGAACATAGACAATATCAGAGGCTCCTTTACCGATTTTAA
- the LOC100159501 gene encoding kelch-like protein 2 isoform X1: MQNTKKIPEFSRCESTKYEYKKSSYAEIYDVLQSLRKDEILCDIKIEIDDGGVIFGHKVVLASASPYFHAMFTNFSEKNQDLVLIKELDSSALRLLIDFVYSGEISITEKNVQCLLPASNLLQLQEVKNACFDFLQAQLWPTNVIGINALADLHGSMQLLTSSELYIQQLFSDVVEGDEFLSFSSELMVKLISSDELTAPSEEKVCNVFEIVIRWVKHDLDSRKQILPQLMEHVRLPLISKDYILKNIVDEPLLINCSKCKDYVFEALRFHLIKPDKLITIPHNIRTKARQSGGTHKVIFAVGGLGYDHILNTTEWYDPKINQWQPGPKMFLPLEAPGLAVANDNCVFLMGGNSGQNSETSKLVHWLDLSSESPHWRPTNNMLVKRQDFGVGVIDNHIYAIGGADHDRNYLNSAEAFDCRTQKWQMLASMSTRRFAVGIGVLNNLLYAVGGSDSKNKLSSVECYHPGLDKWTTIADMCVSRNGVGVGVLNGVLYAVGGGDGHNVHRSVEAYQPSIGVWTTIPEMHLCRCDPGVAVLDGLLYVIGGYDGTFILDSVEFYNPNTNTWSMVTAPMNDARFGGRAVAIDMPRYLKNC, from the exons ATGCAAAATACAAAGAAAATTCCGGAATTCAGTCGATGTGAATCAACTAAATACGAGTATAAGAAATCGTCGTATGCGGAGATTTATGATGTGCTACAATCCTTAAGGAA AGATGAGATTCTTTgtgatattaaaatagaaatagacGATGGTGGAGTTATATTCGGCCATAAAGTGGTTCTAGCATCGGCTAGTCCATATTTCCACGCAATGTTCACAAACTTTTCAGAAAAGAACCAAGATCTTGTTCTTATCAAGGAGTTGGACTCTAGTGCATTACGGCTTTTAATAGACTTTGTCTATTCTGGTGAAATCTCCAtcactgaaaaaaatgtacag tgtttgTTGCCAGCATCGAATCTTTTGCAGTTACAAGAAGTCAAAAATGCATGTTTTGATTTTCTACAGGCACAACTATGGCCTACAAATGTTATTGGGATAAATGCGTTGGCTGATTTACATGGCTCTATGCAATTGTTAACAAGTTcagaattatatattcaacaaCTTTTTTc TGATGTCGTAGAAGGAGATGAATTTCTGTCCTTTTCATCGGAACTAATGGTTAAGTTGATCTCTAGTGATGAACTTACCGCTCCATCTGAAGAAAAAGTAtgcaat gtatttgaaattgttattcgATGGGTAAAACATGATTTGGATTccagaaaacaaattttgcccCAATTAATGGAACATGTGCGTTTACCATTAATATCGAaagattacatattaaaaaatatagttgatGAACCTCTTCTTATTAATTGTTCTAAAT GTAAAGATTACGTATTTGAAGCATTacgttttcatttaattaagcCAGACAAACTTATCACAATTCCTCATAACATCCGGACAAAAGCTAGACAGTCTGGTGGTACACATAAA gtAATTTTTGCTGTTGGTGGATTGGGTTATGaccatatattaaatactacagAATGGTATGACCCAAAAATCAACCAATGGCAGCCTGgaccaaaaatgtttttaccacTTGAGGCACCAGGTCTAGCTGTAGCTAATGATAATTGTGTGTTTCTAATGGGTGGAAATTCTGGACAAAATTCGGAAACTTCAAAATTGGTTCATTGGCTAGATTTGTCTTCAGAATCACCTCATTGGAGACCAACCAACAACATGTTAGTCAAACGACAGGATTTTGGAGTTGGTGTGATCGATAATCATATATATGCC aTTGGCGGAGCAGATCATGAtcgaaattatttgaatagtGCAGAAGCTTTCGACTGCAGAACTCAAAAATGGCAAATGTTAGCTAGTATGTCTACTAGAAGATTTGCTGTTGGAATTGGAGTActgaataatcttttatatgcg GTAGGAGGATCTGATTCAAAGAATAAATTAAGCTCCGTAGAATGCTATCATCCCGGTCTTGATAAATGGACTACAATTGCAGACATGTGTGTAAGTCGCAATGGAGTGGGTGTTGGAGTTTTGAATGGTGTACTGTATGCTGTAGGTGGTGGTGATGGACATAATGTTCATAGAAGTGTTGAAGCATACCAACCAAGTATAGGAGTTTGGACTACTATTCCGGAAATGCATTTGTGTCGATGTGATCCAG GAGTAGCGGTATTAgatggtttattgtatgttatCGGTGGTTACGATGGTACTTTTATTTTGGATTCTGTAGAATTTTACAACCCCAACACCAATACCTGGTCCATGGTTACAGCGCCAATGAATGATGCACGGTTTGGAGGAAGAGCTGTAGCCATTGATATGCctcgatatttaaaaaattgttag
- the LOC100159501 gene encoding kelch-like protein 2 isoform X2, translating into MQNTKKIPEFSRCESTKYEYKKSSYAEIYDVLQSLRKDEILCDIKIEIDDGGVIFGHKVVLASASPYFHAMFTNFSEKNQDLVLIKELDSSALRLLIDFVYSGEISITEKNVQCLLPASNLLQLQEVKNACFDFLQAQLWPTNVIGINALADLHGSMQLLTSSELYIQQLFSDVVEGDEFLSFSSELMVKLISSDELTAPSEEKVFEIVIRWVKHDLDSRKQILPQLMEHVRLPLISKDYILKNIVDEPLLINCSKCKDYVFEALRFHLIKPDKLITIPHNIRTKARQSGGTHKVIFAVGGLGYDHILNTTEWYDPKINQWQPGPKMFLPLEAPGLAVANDNCVFLMGGNSGQNSETSKLVHWLDLSSESPHWRPTNNMLVKRQDFGVGVIDNHIYAIGGADHDRNYLNSAEAFDCRTQKWQMLASMSTRRFAVGIGVLNNLLYAVGGSDSKNKLSSVECYHPGLDKWTTIADMCVSRNGVGVGVLNGVLYAVGGGDGHNVHRSVEAYQPSIGVWTTIPEMHLCRCDPGVAVLDGLLYVIGGYDGTFILDSVEFYNPNTNTWSMVTAPMNDARFGGRAVAIDMPRYLKNC; encoded by the exons ATGCAAAATACAAAGAAAATTCCGGAATTCAGTCGATGTGAATCAACTAAATACGAGTATAAGAAATCGTCGTATGCGGAGATTTATGATGTGCTACAATCCTTAAGGAA AGATGAGATTCTTTgtgatattaaaatagaaatagacGATGGTGGAGTTATATTCGGCCATAAAGTGGTTCTAGCATCGGCTAGTCCATATTTCCACGCAATGTTCACAAACTTTTCAGAAAAGAACCAAGATCTTGTTCTTATCAAGGAGTTGGACTCTAGTGCATTACGGCTTTTAATAGACTTTGTCTATTCTGGTGAAATCTCCAtcactgaaaaaaatgtacag tgtttgTTGCCAGCATCGAATCTTTTGCAGTTACAAGAAGTCAAAAATGCATGTTTTGATTTTCTACAGGCACAACTATGGCCTACAAATGTTATTGGGATAAATGCGTTGGCTGATTTACATGGCTCTATGCAATTGTTAACAAGTTcagaattatatattcaacaaCTTTTTTc TGATGTCGTAGAAGGAGATGAATTTCTGTCCTTTTCATCGGAACTAATGGTTAAGTTGATCTCTAGTGATGAACTTACCGCTCCATCTGAAGAAAAA gtatttgaaattgttattcgATGGGTAAAACATGATTTGGATTccagaaaacaaattttgcccCAATTAATGGAACATGTGCGTTTACCATTAATATCGAaagattacatattaaaaaatatagttgatGAACCTCTTCTTATTAATTGTTCTAAAT GTAAAGATTACGTATTTGAAGCATTacgttttcatttaattaagcCAGACAAACTTATCACAATTCCTCATAACATCCGGACAAAAGCTAGACAGTCTGGTGGTACACATAAA gtAATTTTTGCTGTTGGTGGATTGGGTTATGaccatatattaaatactacagAATGGTATGACCCAAAAATCAACCAATGGCAGCCTGgaccaaaaatgtttttaccacTTGAGGCACCAGGTCTAGCTGTAGCTAATGATAATTGTGTGTTTCTAATGGGTGGAAATTCTGGACAAAATTCGGAAACTTCAAAATTGGTTCATTGGCTAGATTTGTCTTCAGAATCACCTCATTGGAGACCAACCAACAACATGTTAGTCAAACGACAGGATTTTGGAGTTGGTGTGATCGATAATCATATATATGCC aTTGGCGGAGCAGATCATGAtcgaaattatttgaatagtGCAGAAGCTTTCGACTGCAGAACTCAAAAATGGCAAATGTTAGCTAGTATGTCTACTAGAAGATTTGCTGTTGGAATTGGAGTActgaataatcttttatatgcg GTAGGAGGATCTGATTCAAAGAATAAATTAAGCTCCGTAGAATGCTATCATCCCGGTCTTGATAAATGGACTACAATTGCAGACATGTGTGTAAGTCGCAATGGAGTGGGTGTTGGAGTTTTGAATGGTGTACTGTATGCTGTAGGTGGTGGTGATGGACATAATGTTCATAGAAGTGTTGAAGCATACCAACCAAGTATAGGAGTTTGGACTACTATTCCGGAAATGCATTTGTGTCGATGTGATCCAG GAGTAGCGGTATTAgatggtttattgtatgttatCGGTGGTTACGATGGTACTTTTATTTTGGATTCTGTAGAATTTTACAACCCCAACACCAATACCTGGTCCATGGTTACAGCGCCAATGAATGATGCACGGTTTGGAGGAAGAGCTGTAGCCATTGATATGCctcgatatttaaaaaattgttag
- the LOC100161537 gene encoding kelch-like protein 2, whose translation MQNTKQIPEPNRCEPAVYEYKKSSYADIYDVLQSLRKDEFFCDIKLKTDDGVVIFGHKVVLASASPYFHAMFTNFSEKNQDLVVIKELDSSALHLLIDFIYSGKIIITESHVQVLLPAANLLQLEEVKEACCDFLQAQLCPTNIIGIIALADLHSCTKLLASSELYIQQHFSEVVEEEEFLLLSSEQIVKLISSDVLTVPSEEKIFESVVRWVKHDLDSRKQILPKLMEHVRLPLTSKDYILEKVLEEPLFKNCLECKDYVIEALHFHLLKSDELIAIPHNIRTKTRQPGGINNVILVAGGEGNGNEVLDTTEWYDPKLNQWQSGPKLITPHSGGGLAVVKDSNIVLYIGGFNNSRSICQSVYLLDLSSELPSWKPTVDMLIKRNYLGVGMINNRVYAVGGYDGKSYLNSAEVFDCRTQKWRLIPRMSSRRSGVGLGVLNDLLFAVGGFDGISQQRLKSVECYDPGLDKWTPIAEMSLGRSSVGLGVLDGTLYAVGGHDGFNVHRSVEAYRPSTGVWTTVADMHLCRRGAGVAVLDGLLYVVGGSDGSSVLDSVECYNPNTNTWTMVTASMNVPRNCAGVVAIESPRHFKTSWYS comes from the exons ATGCAAAATACAAAGCAAATTCCGGAACCCAATCGATGTGAACCAGCTGTATACGAATATAAGAAATCGTCGTATGCAGATATTTATGATGTGCTACAATCCTTAAGGAA agatgagtttttttgtgatattaaactaaaaacagACGATGGTGTAGTTATTTTCGGCCATAAAGTGGTTTTAGCATCGGCTAGTCCATATTTCCACGCAATGTTCACAAACTTTTCAGAAAAGAACCAAGATCTTGTTGTTATCAAGGAGTTGGATTCTAGTGCCTTACATCTCTTAATTGACTTTATTTACTCTGGGAAAATTATTATCACTGAAAGTCATGTACAG GTTTTATTACCGGCAGCGAATCTTTTGCAGTTAGAAGAAGTAAAAGAAGCATGTTGTGATTTCCTTCAGGCACAACTATGTCCTACAAATATTATTGGAATAATTGCGTTAGCTGATTTACATAGCTGTACGAAATTGTTAGCAAGTTCAGAACTATATATTCAACAGCACTTTTc TGAGGTGGTAGAAGAGGAAGAATTCTTGTTATTGTCATCCGAGCAAATAGTTAAGTTGATCTCTAGTGATGTACTTACAGTCCCATCTGAAGAAAAA ATATTCGAAAGTGTTGTTCGATGGGTAAAACATGATTTGGATTccagaaaacaaattttgcccaaattaatGGAACATGTGCGTTTGCCATTAACATCGAAAGATTACATATTAGAAAAAGTACTTGAAGAACctctttttaaaaattgtcttgAAT GTAAAGATTACGTAATTgaagcattacattttcatttactCAAGTCAGATGAGCTTATCGCCATCCCACATAACATCCGGACGAAAACTAGACAGCCTGGTggtataaataat GTTATTTTAGTGGCTGGTGGAGAAGGAAACGGTAATGAAGTATTGGATACTACAGAATGGTACGACCCAAAACTCAACCAATGGCAATCCGGACCAAAATTGATTACACCACATTCCGGTGGTGGTCTAGCTGTAGTAAAAGATAGTAATATTGTGCTTTATATTGGTGGTTTCAATAACTCCCGTTCAATTTGTCAGTCTGTCTATTTACTAGATCTATCTTCAGAATTACCTTCCTGGAAACCAACCGTTGACATGTTAATTAAACGAAACTATTTAGGAGTTGGTATGATAAATAATCGTGTATATGCC gtTGGCGGTTATGATGGTAAGAGTTACTTAAATAGTGCAGAAGTTTTTGACTGCAGAACTCAAAAATGGCGTTTGATACCTCGTATGTCTAGTAGAAGAAGTGGTGTCGGGCTTGGAGTACTGAACGATCTTCTGTTTgcg GTCGGAGGTTTTGACGGTATATCACAGCAGAGATTAAAATCAGTGGAATGCTATGATCCCGGTCTCGACAAATGGACACCAATTGCAGAAATGAGTTTAGGTCGCAGTTCTGTGGGTCTTGGCGTTTTAGATGGGACACTGTATGCTGTAGGCGGTCATGATGGATTTAATGTGCACAGGAGTGTTGAAGCATACAGACCAAGTACGGGGGTGTGGACAACTGTCGCAGACATGCATTTGTGTCGACGCGGAGCAG GAGTAGCAGTATTGGATGGATTATTGTATGTAGTAGGTGGTAGCGACGGGAGTTCTGTTCTGGATTCTGTAGAATGTTACAACCCCAACACCAATACATGGACCATGGTCACAGCGTCAATGAATGTTCCACGAAATTGTGCAGGTGTTGTAGCCATTGAAAGTCCACGACATTTTAAAACTAGTTGGtattcgtga